From the genome of Flavobacterium luteolum, one region includes:
- a CDS encoding LLM class flavin-dependent oxidoreductase — MKNPISVSILELAIITQDSNATETFQKTKDIAQLADKLGYKRIWLAEHHNMAHVASTATVVLIGYVASQTENIRVGSGGIMLPNHSPLVVAEQFGTLETLYPNRIDLGLGRAPGTDQPTAEAIRKDFFEQAQRFPQNVSKLQEYFSSENATGKVRAFPAEGLNVPIWILGSSMDSAALAAAYGLPYAFAGHFAPKLMIQAFEFYRENFQPSEYLDKPKTMACVNIIAADTNEEAELLSTSLYQMFLNLIRNDRKGLQPPVPSLDDIMNEQERFHVNQMTAGTFTGNKEQLVADLRKFIDYARIDELMVTSPIFDHQAKLKSIQITKEVIDALNE; from the coding sequence ATGAAAAACCCAATTTCAGTCTCAATATTAGAGCTTGCGATTATCACCCAAGATAGTAACGCAACAGAAACATTCCAAAAAACAAAAGACATAGCGCAATTAGCCGATAAGTTAGGATACAAGAGAATTTGGCTAGCAGAACACCATAATATGGCACATGTTGCAAGTACAGCAACCGTGGTTTTAATTGGTTATGTAGCAAGTCAAACCGAAAATATCCGTGTAGGTTCTGGCGGAATTATGCTTCCAAATCATTCGCCTTTAGTAGTGGCAGAACAATTCGGAACTTTAGAGACTCTTTATCCGAACCGAATCGATTTAGGTTTAGGAAGAGCGCCAGGAACAGATCAGCCAACTGCTGAAGCGATTCGAAAAGACTTTTTCGAACAAGCACAGCGATTTCCGCAAAATGTAAGCAAACTTCAAGAATACTTTTCATCTGAAAATGCTACAGGAAAAGTTCGTGCATTTCCAGCCGAAGGGCTAAATGTGCCAATCTGGATTTTAGGATCAAGTATGGACAGTGCTGCTTTAGCAGCGGCTTATGGATTGCCTTATGCTTTTGCTGGACACTTTGCGCCAAAATTAATGATCCAGGCATTTGAGTTTTATAGAGAAAATTTCCAACCATCGGAGTATTTAGACAAACCCAAAACAATGGCGTGTGTAAATATTATCGCAGCAGACACAAACGAAGAAGCAGAATTATTGTCTACAAGTTTGTATCAAATGTTCTTGAACCTAATTAGAAACGACCGCAAAGGTTTACAACCGCCAGTTCCATCATTAGATGACATCATGAACGAACAGGAACGTTTCCATGTCAATCAAATGACAGCAGGAACCTTTACAGGAAACAAAGAACAGCTAGTAGCGGATTTGAGAAAGTTTATTGACTACGCCCGAATTGACGAACTAATGGTGACAAGTCCAATCTTCGATCATCAGGCCAAGTTAAAAAGCATTCAAATTACCAAAGAGGTAATAGATGCTTTGAATGAATAA
- a CDS encoding response regulator transcription factor, with amino-acid sequence MNKIKLLIADDHTMFLQGIISLLEQESNINVIDKAVNGIEALEIIKRGIVDFIILDISMPKMDGIELSKILKKQYPHVKILIVSTHSNVMIVSRLIRIGVNGYLLKNAEKEELLKAINTIASGENYFTEELEEKHLINSKKIEKQVSALTELSSREKEILVLIAQEYNTAEIAEKTFISLNTVNTHRRNLLSKLNAKNTAGLVKYAVENGLVD; translated from the coding sequence CTACTTATTGCCGATGACCATACGATGTTTCTCCAAGGAATTATTTCTTTGTTAGAACAAGAATCAAATATTAATGTTATTGATAAAGCCGTAAACGGAATTGAAGCATTAGAAATTATTAAAAGAGGAATTGTTGATTTTATAATTCTTGACATTAGCATGCCAAAAATGGATGGAATTGAATTGAGTAAGATTCTCAAAAAACAATATCCTCATGTTAAAATTCTAATTGTAAGCACACACAGCAACGTTATGATTGTTTCGAGATTAATTAGAATAGGTGTAAATGGCTACTTATTGAAAAATGCTGAAAAAGAAGAGCTATTAAAAGCCATCAACACAATTGCTTCTGGAGAAAATTATTTTACCGAAGAATTAGAAGAGAAACATCTTATCAATAGTAAAAAAATTGAAAAACAAGTTTCTGCTCTAACTGAACTAAGTTCAAGAGAAAAAGAAATCTTAGTACTAATTGCCCAAGAATACAATACAGCCGAAATCGCCGAAAAAACTTTTATAAGTCTAAATACAGTAAATACACACCGACGTAATTTATTGTCAAAATTAAATGCTAAAAATACGGCGGGTTTAGTAAAATATGCAGTAGAAAATGGTCTAGTAGACTAA